In Paenibacillus phoenicis, one genomic interval encodes:
- a CDS encoding spore maturation protein → MLDWVNLISAWAVPVMIAFIPLYAYFKKVPVYESFVDGAKDGFSTAIGIIPHLVGMMVAISVFRASGALDFFVGWMTPFLSWLHVPPEVLPLGFLRPLTGTGSLAFTTDLIKTYGPDSMIGRIASTIQGSTDTTLYVLTVYFGAVGIRNGRYALKVGLFSDVVGFIAAIVVCLLLFG, encoded by the coding sequence TTGCTCGATTGGGTGAACCTTATTTCTGCTTGGGCCGTACCGGTGATGATTGCCTTTATTCCGCTATATGCTTATTTCAAAAAAGTACCGGTCTACGAATCGTTTGTCGACGGGGCTAAGGACGGGTTCTCGACCGCCATCGGGATTATCCCGCATCTGGTTGGCATGATGGTGGCGATCAGCGTATTCCGCGCTTCCGGGGCGCTCGATTTCTTTGTCGGGTGGATGACCCCCTTTCTATCCTGGCTTCATGTTCCACCGGAAGTGTTGCCGCTTGGGTTTCTCCGGCCTTTGACCGGGACGGGCTCGCTTGCATTTACAACGGACCTGATCAAAACCTATGGTCCGGATTCGATGATCGGCCGGATTGCTTCCACCATCCAAGGAAGTACCGACACGACGCTTTACGTCTTAACGGTGTATTTCGGTGCCGTGGGGATCCGGAACGGACGTTATGCCCTAAAGGTGGGGTTATTTTCGGATGTAGTTGGCTTTATCGCAGCGATTGTCGTTTGCTTGCTCTTATTCGGTTAA
- a CDS encoding peroxiredoxin family protein — MGKARRPIQIVILLLIVILGGYAIGTAVSGGEADKPKQGGNPPAFKLLGLDGQVHTLDDYKGKSVVLNFWATWCTYCVKEMPALQAQWEKWRDQGVVVLGINTGEDEMTVQNFVKQTGVDFPILFDSDNTTTRDYGIVPMPTTFFIGKNGKITSIHQGELNLDTLDDQIKQLVGL, encoded by the coding sequence ATGGGGAAGGCGAGACGGCCGATCCAAATCGTCATCTTGCTGTTGATCGTCATCCTAGGCGGATATGCGATCGGGACCGCAGTGTCCGGCGGCGAGGCCGATAAACCTAAACAAGGCGGGAATCCGCCGGCGTTTAAACTGCTCGGTTTGGATGGACAGGTACATACGTTAGACGACTATAAGGGCAAATCGGTGGTCTTGAACTTCTGGGCTACCTGGTGCACTTATTGCGTGAAAGAAATGCCCGCATTACAAGCCCAATGGGAAAAATGGCGCGATCAAGGCGTCGTCGTCCTGGGCATCAACACGGGCGAAGACGAGATGACCGTACAAAATTTCGTCAAGCAGACGGGCGTGGATTTTCCCATTTTATTTGATTCCGACAATACGACAACGCGCGATTACGGCATCGTGCCGATGCCAACGACGTTCTTTATCGGCAAGAACGGCAAAATTACCTCCATTCATCAAGGCGAGCTGAATTTGGATACGTTGGATGACCAAATCAAGCAGCTGGTGGGGCTTTGA
- a CDS encoding response regulator transcription factor encodes MSDQTNRILVVDDEERIRRLLKMYLEKEGYEIDEAEDGETALKLATSNDYGLILLDVMLPGIDGVEVCNRLRQVKATPVLMLTAKGEEINRVQGFEVGADDYVVKPFSPREVIYRVKAIMRRASATAYLTKESGTSNNIVFPHLVIEHDAHRVTANGQEVSLTPKEYELLHYLAVSPDKVFSREELLKDVWNYEFFGDLRTVDTHVKRLREKLNKVSPESAAMITTVWGVGYKLEVPK; translated from the coding sequence ATGTCAGATCAAACAAACCGCATTCTGGTAGTCGATGACGAGGAGCGGATTCGCCGGCTGCTAAAGATGTACTTGGAAAAAGAAGGCTACGAAATCGATGAAGCCGAAGACGGGGAGACCGCCCTGAAATTGGCGACTTCCAACGATTATGGTCTGATCTTGCTCGACGTGATGCTTCCGGGGATTGACGGCGTCGAGGTCTGCAATCGATTGAGACAAGTAAAAGCAACGCCGGTACTGATGCTGACGGCCAAAGGCGAGGAAATCAACCGCGTACAGGGCTTTGAAGTTGGGGCGGACGATTACGTCGTGAAGCCGTTTAGCCCTCGTGAAGTCATCTACCGGGTTAAAGCGATCATGCGCCGCGCTTCCGCAACGGCTTATTTGACGAAGGAAAGCGGAACTAGCAACAATATCGTGTTCCCTCATCTCGTGATTGAGCATGATGCCCATCGGGTGACTGCAAACGGGCAGGAAGTCAGCCTGACTCCGAAGGAATATGAGCTGCTGCATTATTTGGCAGTATCGCCGGATAAGGTGTTTTCCCGGGAAGAGCTGCTGAAGGACGTATGGAACTACGAGTTTTTCGGAGATTTGCGTACGGTGGATACCCATGTGAAACGGCTTCGGGAGAAACTGAACAAGGTGTCGCCGGAGTCCGCCGCCATGATCACGACCGTGTGGGGCGTCGGATACAAGCTGGAGGTTCCAAAGTAA
- a CDS encoding nucleoside recognition domain-containing protein: MVNKIWLALILIGFLFAAIKGDIGTVTQAAFDGAATGVTVCFGLISVLVFWLGIMRLAEDSGLVKTISKLLGPIVAYLFPDVPKNHPAMGYILSNMSANLLGLGNAATPMGIRAMQALQELNPDKQTASPAMCTLLALNTASITLIPTTLIAIRINFHSANPAEIVGSTLLATAIATGAAIVADRWYRRRNTYRTPPQVSAPPDISLKG, from the coding sequence ATGGTCAACAAAATATGGCTTGCGCTCATTTTGATCGGGTTTCTCTTTGCAGCCATCAAAGGGGATATCGGCACGGTGACGCAAGCGGCGTTTGACGGAGCCGCGACCGGCGTAACCGTATGCTTTGGTTTGATCAGCGTATTGGTGTTTTGGCTTGGGATCATGCGGCTGGCGGAAGATTCGGGCTTGGTGAAGACGATCTCCAAGCTGCTCGGGCCGATTGTTGCTTATTTGTTCCCCGACGTGCCGAAGAACCATCCGGCCATGGGGTATATTTTATCGAATATGAGCGCGAATTTGCTTGGGCTTGGGAATGCAGCTACGCCGATGGGGATCCGCGCCATGCAGGCACTGCAAGAGCTGAATCCGGACAAACAGACGGCGTCTCCGGCCATGTGTACCCTGCTGGCACTGAACACCGCCAGCATTACGCTGATTCCAACCACGCTGATCGCGATCCGCATCAACTTCCATTCTGCGAATCCGGCAGAAATTGTGGGGTCGACGCTGCTTGCGACGGCCATCGCCACAGGGGCGGCCATCGTTGCCGATCGCTGGTATCGCAGACGGAACACTTATCGTACTCCGCCGCAGGTCTCGGCGCCACCCGATATCTCGCTGAAAGGGTGA
- the resB gene encoding cytochrome c biogenesis protein ResB, producing MIENTKCECGHQNRVGTVLCEACGKPLLEEDQQGGLLEMRYDGVARRSQRTNPNFIDRVWNFFSSVKVAIYLIIITLIGAMLGTIFEQESNFINFDPSTYYKNKYGTIGEIYYRLGLSHTYESWWFVLLLVMIGASLVICSLDRVLPLYKALSKQKVRKHLEFLTRQKIVYQGEINEDGAEWVQRAVQPLRKKHYRVYTDGSALLAEKQRFSRWGPYIIHIGLIVFLLAVLFRGLPGLHLDKHYWFPEGEITHIPETNLYLKNEKFTVEYYSEDEMSEEFKARGKVVPKLFETQAVLYECTADCDDPSKEPQLREVKRHAIRVNDPLSYKGLQAYQFDFDLTPKLRSVQPALVDVKTGKSYGKFKLDMRNPQREYEVGPYRLTLQNKYMDFSLNDEGKPVSISGEPNAPAFLFLIKGPDLPEEGAQYIYFPKQVDKERFQQDAINEQLGGVQSKLRLDVLGMEDVDFIEASSYLNIRVDRAMPFVWLGLGIVMLGLVLGFYWQHRRIWLRVDGRQLTLGGHTTKNWFGMRREVSAFLQSMGVEADEKSLENRGKHP from the coding sequence GTGATCGAAAATACAAAATGCGAATGCGGCCACCAAAACCGGGTGGGAACCGTATTGTGCGAAGCCTGCGGCAAACCGCTGCTTGAGGAGGATCAGCAAGGCGGGCTGCTGGAGATGCGTTACGACGGGGTCGCCCGGCGGTCGCAGCGGACCAATCCCAACTTCATTGACCGGGTCTGGAACTTCTTCTCCTCCGTCAAGGTAGCGATTTATCTGATCATCATCACACTGATTGGTGCGATGTTAGGCACGATATTTGAACAGGAAAGCAACTTCATTAACTTCGACCCTTCGACCTATTACAAGAACAAATACGGAACGATCGGCGAAATTTATTACCGGCTGGGCTTGTCCCATACGTATGAATCCTGGTGGTTTGTTTTGCTGCTGGTTATGATCGGGGCGTCGCTTGTGATCTGCAGCTTGGATCGCGTGCTTCCGCTTTACAAAGCGCTTTCAAAGCAAAAAGTGCGCAAGCACCTGGAATTTCTCACCCGGCAGAAAATCGTTTATCAAGGGGAAATCAACGAAGATGGCGCGGAATGGGTTCAGCGAGCCGTCCAACCGTTGCGAAAGAAGCATTACCGGGTTTATACAGACGGCAGCGCCTTGCTGGCAGAGAAACAGCGGTTTAGCCGCTGGGGCCCTTACATTATTCATATCGGACTGATCGTTTTTCTCCTGGCGGTCTTGTTCCGCGGTTTGCCGGGTCTGCATCTGGACAAACATTACTGGTTCCCTGAAGGCGAAATCACGCATATTCCCGAAACGAACCTTTATTTGAAAAATGAGAAGTTTACGGTTGAATATTACAGCGAGGACGAAATGTCCGAGGAATTTAAAGCCAGAGGCAAGGTTGTGCCGAAGCTGTTTGAGACCCAAGCCGTACTGTATGAATGCACGGCGGATTGCGACGATCCTTCGAAGGAGCCGCAGCTTCGCGAAGTCAAGCGTCATGCCATTCGGGTTAACGATCCGCTCAGTTACAAAGGACTTCAAGCGTATCAGTTCGACTTTGATCTCACGCCGAAGCTAAGATCGGTGCAGCCAGCCTTAGTGGATGTCAAAACCGGGAAATCCTACGGTAAATTCAAATTGGACATGAGAAATCCCCAGCGTGAGTATGAAGTTGGCCCTTACCGGTTAACGCTGCAAAATAAATATATGGATTTTTCCCTGAACGACGAGGGAAAGCCGGTATCCATTTCCGGCGAGCCTAACGCGCCTGCCTTTTTATTTTTGATCAAAGGACCGGATCTTCCGGAGGAAGGCGCACAGTACATTTATTTTCCTAAACAGGTTGACAAGGAGCGGTTCCAGCAGGATGCGATTAACGAGCAGCTTGGGGGCGTACAATCGAAGCTGCGGCTGGATGTCCTTGGGATGGAAGACGTCGACTTTATCGAAGCGTCCAGTTATTTGAACATCCGGGTTGACCGGGCAATGCCGTTCGTTTGGCTGGGTCTTGGGATCGTAATGCTTGGACTGGTCTTAGGGTTTTACTGGCAGCATCGCCGCATATGGCTGCGTGTCGATGGCCGACAGCTGACGCTGGGCGGACATACGACCAAGAATTGGTTTGGCATGCGCCGCGAAGTTTCCGCATTCCTCCAATCGATGGGTGTAGAAGCGGATGAGAAGTCATTGGAAAATAGGGGGAAACATCCATGA
- the ccsA gene encoding cytochrome c biogenesis protein CcsA yields the protein MNFLEISRVAFMTAFLLYCAAFIFYVVAVTGKTWRNRDPKRHEKKWGRISFAVSSLGLLSHLVYCGTRWAYSGHVPVSNMYEFMTFLSMMIMVAFTIVFIIYRKILLGMFALPLAIIIMAYAAVFPQDVQPLIPSLRSIWLYIHVTLAATGEAFFAVGFVAGLMYLLRAVDFKATDKAGRRQKWWVEFTLFSIIIVLGFIVSVFAFRAAGYEAVFVQNQTTIDTQVEQDSTIEDKEIYNLPPIVGPHQSEPEHIQPFLGMKKPLFDAPSWMRGETAGRKLNTIIWAILTGTVLYLLLRFILRKPLGTALSPALRGIDPDDLDEISYRAIAIGFPIFTLGALVFAMIWAQQAWGRFWGWDPKEVWALITWLFYSAYLHLRLSRGFQGLKSSWLAVLGFLVVMFTLVGVNLIIAGLHSYAGTD from the coding sequence ATGAACTTTTTGGAAATCAGCAGAGTCGCATTTATGACGGCCTTTTTGCTTTATTGTGCGGCTTTTATTTTTTATGTAGTGGCCGTAACAGGCAAGACGTGGCGCAACCGCGACCCGAAGCGCCATGAGAAGAAATGGGGACGCATTTCATTTGCCGTTTCCTCGCTCGGGTTGCTGTCGCATCTTGTCTATTGCGGTACCCGCTGGGCGTATAGCGGACATGTACCCGTCAGCAATATGTACGAATTCATGACGTTCTTGTCCATGATGATTATGGTGGCCTTCACCATTGTCTTTATCATTTATCGCAAAATATTGCTTGGGATGTTTGCACTCCCGCTGGCGATTATCATTATGGCTTACGCTGCTGTATTCCCGCAGGACGTTCAGCCGCTGATTCCATCGCTGCGTTCCATTTGGCTTTATATCCACGTAACGCTGGCGGCTACCGGCGAGGCGTTCTTTGCCGTTGGTTTTGTAGCAGGGTTAATGTACCTGCTAAGGGCCGTGGATTTTAAAGCGACCGATAAGGCAGGCCGCCGTCAAAAATGGTGGGTTGAATTTACGCTTTTTTCTATTATTATAGTATTGGGCTTCATTGTATCCGTCTTTGCCTTCCGGGCAGCCGGATATGAAGCTGTCTTCGTACAAAATCAGACAACGATTGACACCCAAGTGGAGCAGGATAGTACAATAGAAGATAAAGAAATTTATAATCTGCCACCGATCGTTGGTCCGCATCAAAGCGAGCCGGAGCACATTCAGCCGTTCCTCGGCATGAAGAAGCCTTTGTTTGATGCACCTTCCTGGATGAGAGGGGAAACGGCCGGCCGCAAACTGAATACAATAATTTGGGCAATACTAACTGGTACCGTACTTTATTTGCTGCTCCGATTTATTTTGCGCAAGCCGCTCGGCACAGCGTTATCGCCCGCACTGCGGGGAATCGACCCAGATGATTTGGATGAGATCAGTTACCGGGCGATTGCGATCGGATTTCCCATCTTTACGCTGGGAGCGCTCGTATTTGCCATGATCTGGGCGCAGCAAGCTTGGGGCAGATTCTGGGGTTGGGATCCGAAGGAAGTATGGGCGCTGATTACCTGGCTATTTTACAGTGCTTACCTCCATTTGCGCTTGTCGCGTGGCTTCCAGGGGCTCAAGTCTTCGTGGCTGGCTGTTCTGGGATTTCTCGTCGTGATGTTTACACTGGTTGGGGTAAATCTGATCATAGCGGGGCTGCACTCCTACGCGGGTACCGATTAA
- a CDS encoding ATP-binding protein translates to MNFWRTLVGKLWITIICLVACVLMLMGLFLLPYIDTNFTNSGAVKRLFVIVSMIGFSLTTFFALFLFTKITQPMQQLIRAADSVRKGKYDTRLSLRTSDEIGELANTFNHMAEELENTIRSLKHEKEHLSSVLRSMNDAVITLDREGAVILTNPPGDRILQLWGDLTEDGEEDLPASAGEGQMVPQPLLPMFRRLLVQESDQKMNVHVMKGVWSVHMAPLSSDGEVRGAVAVLRDVTEEVNLEKMRRDFVANVSHEIRTPLSMMQGYSEALLDGMASSPEESAELAQVIYDESLRMGRLVRDLLDLARMEAGHTDMVMRKIDFRELAERVDRKFQVRAKDNGVELVLELEDGELQLQADEDRLEQVLTNLLDNAFRHTPEGGKVTVKAHMETGEMGKQLHVAVSDTGVGIPSEDLRYIFDRFYKADKARVRGENGGTGLGLSIVKNIIAAHHGSIWADSEIGKGTVFHFLLPVESGQTT, encoded by the coding sequence GTGAACTTCTGGAGAACGCTCGTTGGTAAGCTGTGGATTACGATCATTTGCTTGGTAGCCTGCGTCCTGATGTTGATGGGCCTGTTCCTGCTGCCCTATATTGATACGAACTTTACGAACTCTGGAGCGGTTAAACGATTATTTGTGATCGTCTCGATGATCGGATTTTCGCTCACAACGTTTTTTGCCTTGTTTCTGTTCACGAAGATTACGCAACCGATGCAGCAGTTGATCCGGGCTGCGGATTCGGTGCGCAAGGGCAAGTACGATACGCGCTTGTCCCTGCGTACGAGCGACGAAATTGGTGAACTGGCAAATACGTTTAACCATATGGCGGAAGAGCTTGAAAATACAATTCGCAGCTTAAAGCATGAGAAAGAACATCTTTCCAGCGTGCTAAGGAGCATGAATGATGCGGTGATCACGTTGGACCGCGAGGGCGCCGTCATTTTGACCAACCCGCCGGGCGATCGGATTTTGCAGCTCTGGGGCGATCTGACGGAGGATGGGGAGGAGGATTTACCTGCCTCTGCCGGGGAAGGGCAGATGGTTCCGCAACCGCTGCTTCCGATGTTCCGCCGTTTGCTGGTTCAAGAGAGCGACCAGAAGATGAATGTACACGTTATGAAAGGCGTATGGTCCGTACATATGGCGCCGCTGTCCTCGGACGGCGAGGTTCGCGGAGCCGTTGCCGTGCTTCGGGATGTAACCGAAGAAGTCAACTTGGAGAAGATGCGCCGCGACTTCGTGGCCAATGTGTCTCACGAAATTCGGACTCCGCTCTCGATGATGCAGGGGTACAGTGAAGCGCTGCTCGACGGTATGGCTTCTTCGCCGGAAGAGAGCGCTGAGCTCGCCCAAGTCATTTATGACGAATCCCTGCGGATGGGACGGCTGGTTCGCGATTTGTTGGACCTGGCCCGGATGGAGGCAGGTCATACGGATATGGTCATGCGCAAGATCGACTTTCGTGAATTGGCGGAGCGGGTGGACCGTAAATTTCAGGTCCGGGCCAAGGATAACGGGGTTGAGCTTGTGTTGGAGCTGGAAGACGGAGAGCTGCAGCTGCAAGCCGATGAAGACCGTTTGGAGCAGGTGCTGACCAATCTGCTGGACAATGCTTTCCGGCATACGCCGGAAGGAGGAAAGGTTACGGTCAAGGCTCATATGGAGACCGGCGAAATGGGCAAGCAGCTTCACGTAGCCGTATCGGATACCGGTGTAGGCATTCCGAGCGAAGATTTGCGATATATCTTTGATCGCTTCTATAAAGCCGATAAAGCACGGGTTCGCGGTGAGAACGGCGGGACGGGATTGGGGCTTTCGATCGTCAAAAATATCATCGCAGCCCATCACGGTTCCATTTGGGCCGATAGTGAAATCGGCAAGGGCACCGTATTTCATTTCTTGCTTCCTGTCGAATCGGGACAAACTACGTGA
- the serA gene encoding phosphoglycerate dehydrogenase, producing the protein MFKVLVSDPISDLGIQQLMDAADVEVDKKPGLSEDELVQIIPQYDGLLVRSQTKVTEKIMEAGTRLKVIGRAGVGVDNIDLEAATKRGIIVINAPDGNTITTCEHAFAMMMALARHIPQAYAKTIKGEWDRKFLGVELRNKTLGVLGMGRIGSEVAKRAKAFGMDILGYDPFLTEDRAEKLGVKLATVDEIIRNADFITVHTPLTPETKHMIARPQFEVMKKGMRIINCARGGIIDELALVEAIDQGIVAGAAFDVFEKEPPEADHPFLHHPKIIVTPHLGASTVEAQENVAIDVSEQVLHILRNEPFKNAVNMPPVAASVMNKLQPYFGLGEKIGIFLSQLNNQAVKEIHVDYAGDLAEVDTQPLTRYIIKGVLSRHFGGDVNIVNSMHLAKVRDINVVVSQASATKGFTNLISVTLKAQDGAERRVAGTLLNGYGARIVQIDKFPVDVAPEGHLIFISHNDKPGIIGHVGTLLGKNVVNIASMQVGRKLVGGEAIMVLTVDKAVTKEVLDELTKLPEINKAQHIIFA; encoded by the coding sequence ATGTTTAAAGTTTTAGTATCGGATCCGATCAGCGACTTAGGAATTCAGCAGCTGATGGATGCAGCCGACGTTGAGGTCGACAAGAAGCCAGGTCTCAGCGAAGATGAATTGGTGCAGATTATTCCGCAATATGACGGTCTCCTGGTCCGCAGCCAAACGAAAGTCACCGAAAAAATCATGGAAGCCGGAACCCGCTTGAAAGTCATCGGCCGCGCTGGCGTTGGGGTCGACAACATCGATCTGGAAGCGGCGACGAAACGCGGAATTATCGTCATTAATGCTCCAGACGGCAATACGATTACGACTTGTGAACATGCCTTTGCGATGATGATGGCGCTGGCCCGTCATATTCCGCAAGCCTATGCGAAGACGATCAAAGGCGAATGGGACCGTAAATTCCTTGGCGTCGAGCTGCGCAACAAAACGTTGGGCGTGCTGGGCATGGGCCGGATCGGCAGCGAGGTTGCGAAGCGTGCCAAAGCGTTTGGCATGGATATTCTCGGCTATGACCCTTTCCTTACTGAAGATCGGGCGGAGAAGCTGGGTGTGAAGCTGGCCACCGTGGACGAAATCATCCGGAATGCGGACTTTATTACCGTTCATACGCCGCTCACACCGGAGACGAAGCATATGATCGCCCGTCCTCAATTTGAAGTGATGAAGAAAGGCATGCGCATCATCAACTGCGCCCGCGGCGGCATCATTGACGAATTGGCGCTGGTTGAAGCGATCGATCAGGGGATCGTAGCCGGGGCTGCCTTCGACGTATTCGAGAAAGAACCGCCGGAAGCCGACCACCCGTTCCTTCATCATCCGAAGATCATCGTGACCCCGCACCTTGGCGCTTCTACCGTGGAAGCACAAGAGAATGTGGCTATTGACGTATCCGAGCAGGTGCTCCATATCCTGCGCAACGAACCGTTTAAGAATGCAGTTAATATGCCGCCGGTTGCAGCCAGCGTCATGAACAAGCTGCAGCCTTACTTCGGGCTCGGCGAGAAAATTGGTATTTTCCTGTCTCAATTGAACAATCAGGCTGTCAAAGAAATTCATGTCGATTATGCCGGTGATCTGGCGGAAGTGGATACGCAGCCGCTGACCCGTTACATTATCAAAGGTGTGTTGTCCCGTCATTTCGGTGGCGACGTGAATATCGTTAACTCGATGCACCTGGCGAAGGTCCGCGACATTAACGTAGTGGTATCGCAGGCTTCGGCTACCAAAGGCTTCACCAACCTGATCTCCGTGACGCTCAAGGCTCAGGACGGAGCGGAGCGCCGGGTCGCTGGTACGCTGCTGAACGGATACGGTGCACGCATTGTCCAAATCGACAAGTTCCCGGTTGATGTCGCGCCGGAAGGCCATCTCATCTTCATCTCGCATAACGACAAACCGGGGATCATCGGGCATGTCGGTACCTTGCTCGGGAAGAACGTTGTGAACATCGCCTCCATGCAGGTCGGACGTAAGCTGGTCGGCGGCGAAGCGATCATGGTTCTAACTGTGGATAAAGCAGTAACGAAGGAAGTCCTGGACGAGTTGACGAAGCTTCCGGAAATCAATAAAGCACAGCATATCATTTTCGCGTAA
- a CDS encoding CPBP family intramembrane glutamic endopeptidase, giving the protein MKKFKLRDVKIQKVDPGQLNDRLLLINLYLTQGLTLLIGLVILLFQKRNPFHLFNFPNSVEFVYWGAGFAAVMFGADMLLSRFISEESMDDGGINSLLFRHRPIWHIVVIAAVVAVCEELLFRGAIQYGLGPYWTSILFAAIHVRYLRHWIPTAWVFASSYGLGFIYVQTGTLWAPILCHFLIDLVSGMVIKFRRES; this is encoded by the coding sequence ATGAAAAAGTTCAAATTGCGCGATGTAAAAATACAAAAAGTCGACCCCGGTCAGTTAAACGATCGATTGTTGCTCATTAATTTATATCTCACGCAAGGGCTTACATTACTTATCGGTCTTGTGATCTTGTTATTTCAGAAAAGAAATCCGTTTCATCTGTTCAATTTCCCGAATAGTGTCGAATTTGTGTACTGGGGAGCAGGATTTGCGGCTGTGATGTTCGGGGCGGATATGCTCTTGTCCCGGTTCATCTCGGAGGAAAGTATGGATGATGGGGGCATTAATTCCCTGCTCTTCCGTCATCGACCGATTTGGCATATCGTCGTGATCGCGGCGGTTGTTGCCGTATGCGAGGAGCTGTTGTTCCGCGGGGCGATCCAGTATGGGCTGGGTCCGTATTGGACGAGCATCCTGTTTGCAGCGATCCATGTCCGATATCTTCGGCATTGGATTCCGACGGCATGGGTGTTTGCGAGCAGCTACGGCCTCGGATTTATTTATGTACAAACGGGGACGCTTTGGGCGCCGATCTTATGTCACTTCTTGATTGATCTTGTATCAGGCATGGTGATTAAATTTCGGAGGGAGTCATGA
- a CDS encoding pseudouridine synthase, translating into MERLQKILAAAGVASRRKCEELILSGKVQVNGETVTTLGTKADPSVDVITVDGKPIGAEKKLYLMFNKPKGVITSASDPQGRKIVTDYLKGIKERVYPVGRLDYDTEGLLLLTNDGEFAHLLTHPKHHVPKTYLATVKGVPHGTALDKLKQGVMLEDGMTAPAEVEYYDIDPEEKYATISITIHEGRNRQVRRMFDAISHPVTRLKRISFGDLVLGNLKRGLYRHLTKEEVDSLYKLARTTTPPTPKR; encoded by the coding sequence ATGGAAAGATTACAGAAAATATTGGCCGCTGCCGGTGTGGCATCGCGCCGTAAATGCGAGGAATTGATTCTAAGCGGCAAGGTTCAAGTCAACGGTGAGACCGTCACGACGCTGGGCACGAAAGCTGATCCGTCTGTGGACGTCATTACCGTCGACGGCAAGCCGATCGGCGCGGAGAAGAAGCTGTACCTGATGTTCAACAAACCAAAAGGCGTCATCACAAGCGCTTCCGATCCCCAAGGCCGGAAAATCGTCACCGACTACTTAAAAGGAATCAAGGAGCGGGTGTATCCAGTAGGCCGGCTCGACTATGATACGGAAGGTTTACTGCTGCTGACCAATGACGGCGAATTTGCGCATCTGCTGACGCATCCGAAGCATCATGTACCGAAGACGTATCTCGCAACGGTCAAAGGGGTGCCGCACGGTACGGCGCTGGACAAGCTGAAGCAAGGTGTGATGTTGGAGGATGGTATGACGGCTCCAGCCGAGGTCGAGTACTATGACATCGACCCGGAGGAGAAATACGCAACCATCTCGATCACAATTCATGAGGGCCGAAACCGTCAGGTGCGCCGCATGTTTGATGCGATTTCGCACCCGGTGACACGGCTCAAGCGCATCTCCTTTGGTGATTTGGTTCTGGGTAACCTCAAACGCGGCCTGTACCGCCATTTGACCAAAGAAGAAGTCGACAGCCTCTACAAACTCGCCCGCACCACTACTCCCCCCACTCCAAAGCGCTAG